The genomic segment CAGGATCGTGTCGTCGCCGGCGATGGTGCCGAGCACGTCCGGCCAGGCCTCGCTGTCGATGGCGGCGGCCACCGGCTGGGCGCCGCCGGCCATGGTATGCAGCACCACCAGCTCGCCGGTGCCGTCCACCTTGTCGAAGAACTGCGGCAGCAGGTGGTCGAGGGCGCCGCGGTCGTCCTCCTCGGTGGCCACCCCGCCGTCGGTGAAGGCGTAGCGCACGCCGTCATCGGTCGGGATGCGTGCCAGCCGCAGCTCGTGCAGGTCGCGCGAGAGGGTGGACTGCGTCACCTCCCACCCCCGCTCCCGGAGCAGCCGGCGCAGCTCGTCCTGGCTCTGCACCGCCCGCGACTCGACGATCGCCCCGATCGCCTGGTGTCGCTCGCGCTTGTTGGCCATCGCCGCACCACCCGCGTTCCGAGGGAGCCGCACCCGCCCGGCGCGATCTTCGCCATTGACGGGGGGGCAGTGAAAGAATATGCATTCAATATGCATAAACTCCCTGTCGCCGTGCTAGGGGCCAGCGGGTATGCCGGTCAGGAACTCTGCCGGCTGCTCGAGCGGCATCCGGACTTCGCACTCAGCCACGCCGCCGCACATTCGCGGGCCGGGGAAACGCTGCAGCTGCCCGGACGCGCTCTGACGATGGTCGGCGTCGAGACCGTCCCGCTCGCCGAGATGGCGGTCGTGTTCTCCGCCCTGCCGCATGGTGCATCCGCCACCTGGGTCGAAGCCGCGCAACAGGCGGGCGCCAGGGTCATCGACCTCTCCAGCGACCTCCGCCCGGGGCAGGGTGCATTCGCCCTTGGCGATGTCGACGCACCGTACGGCCTGCCCGAGCTGAACCGCGACGCGATCCGGACGGCGCAGGTCGTGGCGAACCCGGGGTGCTACCCGACGGCCACGCTCCTCGGCCTGCTCCCGCTCGTCGCGCGCGACCTGCTGGTGCCCGGTGCACCCATCGTCGTCGATGCGGCGAGCGGCGTGTCCGGCGCCGGCAACGCCCCGAAGCTGGACCTCCTCTATGGCGAAGTGGCCGAGGACTTCCGCGCCTATGGCGTCGGCAACACGCACCGCCACCTGGGCGAGATGCGCGCCACGCTCGATGCCCTCGGCGCCGACGCCGACCTGCTCTTCACGCCGCACCTGCTCCCCGTGATGCGCGGCATCCTCGCGACGATCACCGTCACGCTGCGCGAGCCGCTGGTGGATCCGGGCGCGCTGTATCGCACGCACTACGCCGTCGAGCCCTTCGTCGAGGTGGCCGGCGCACCGCCGCGGCTCCGGGAGGTGGCGCACCGCAACGTCGCGCGCATCCACGCCACCCCGCTCGCACACACCCGCCAGCCGATGCTGCAGGTCTTCGTCGCGATCGACAACCTCGTCAAGGGCGCCGCCGGCCAGGCCATCCAGAACGCGAACCTGCTCTGCGGCCTCGACGAAGTGGCGGGGCTGCCGTCGTGACGCGCGTGTTCAAGCTCGGCGGGAGAGTGCAGTCGGATCCGGCGCTGCCGGCGCTGCTGGCCGCCGCGTGGCGTGCCGCACCCTCGATGGTGGTGGTGCATGGAGGCGGGGACGAGGTCTCGGCGCTGCAGATGGCGTTCGGCCGCGAGTCGACCTTCGTCGACGGCCGACGCGTCACGGCAGTGGCCGACCTGGACCTGCTGCGGATGGCGCTCTCAGGCAGCGCGAACAAGCGGCTCGTGGCGGCGATGGTGGGTGCCGGCGTGCCGGCGGTCGGCATCTCCGGCGAGGATGCGGGGATGGTGCGCGCCACCGCGACGGCCCGTGCGACGATGGGCGAGGTCGGAACCCCCGACGTGGTGGACGATGCCCTGCTGCGACACCTGCTGGCGGGCGGCTTCTGTCCCGTGGTCTCCCCGCTCGCGCGCGACGCCGGGTCACCGGCTGGCGGGGTGCTCAACGTGAATGGCGATGACGCGGCCGCGGCGATCGCCGTCGCGCTGCACGCCGCCGAGCTCGTGCTGGTGAGTGACGTGCCCGGCGTGCTGGTGGACGGCGTGCCGCAGTCGCACCTCGACGCCGAGGCCGCGCGGGCACTGATCGCGCGCGGCGTGGCGCGTGGCGGGATGGCGGCCAAGCTCGATGCCGCACTCGGCGCGCTGGCGCGTGGCGTGCGGCAGGTCCGGGTCGGCGCGGTGCTGGCGCTGACCGACGCCACGCATGGAACGGTGATCACCCTTGCCGGAGTACCCGCATGACTGCCGCACTTGCGACACCTGTCGCCCCGTCCGCCATCCCGTCATCCGTGCCGTCCGAGGGCAGTGGCGCCGACCCCGTGACGAGCAGCATTGCGTACACCTACAAGCGATTCCCCGTCACCATCGTGCGGGGCGAGGGTGTCACGCTCTATGACGATGCCGGCACGGCCTATCTCGACTGCATGTCCGGGATCGCCACCAACGCGCTCGGCTACAACGATGCCGGCGTGAATGCCGCGATCACCGAGGCGCTGCAGACGGGGCTGATCCACCTGTCGAACCTCGTGACGAACGAGCCGGCCGAGCGGCTCGCGCACTTCCTCACCGCGCGCACCTTCGCGGACAAGGTGTTCTTCTGCAACTCCGGCGTGGAGGCGGTCGAGGGGGCGATCAAGTTCGCGCGGCGGTGGGGGCGCAGCATCGATGCCGAGGGGGGCAAGCACGGCATCGTGTCGGTGCGCGGCAGCTTTCATGGCCGGCTCGGTGCCGCGCTGGCCGCCACCGACCGTGCGGCGTACCGCATGCCCTTCCGCCCGCTCACGCCGGGCGTGACGATCGTCGAGCGGGACCTCGACACCCTCCGGGCCGTGCTGTCCGCGGAGTCGACCGCGGCGGTGATCATCGAGCCGGTGCAGGGCGAGGGTGGCCTGCGCCCCGTGGACCACGACTTCCTGCGCGCGGTGCGTGCGCTCACGCGCGAGCGCAACATCCTGCTCATCCTGGACGAGATCCAGTGTGGCCTGGGCCGCACCGGCTGCTTCCTCGCGCACGAGCCGATCGGCATCAAGCCGGACATCGTCACGCTGGCGAAGCCGCTGGCCGGCGGGCTGCCGATGGGCGCCATCCTGCTGACGGCGGACGTTGCGGATGCACTGAAGCCGGGAGAGCATGGCACCACCTTCGGTGGCGGCCCGCTGGTCACGCATGTGGCGCTGCACGTCTGCCAGCGGCTGGCCGACCCGGCGTTGCTGCTCCGCGTGCGTGAGGACGGCGCGTGGTTCGGTGCCAGGCTGGCCGCGCTCAAGAGTGCACACTCGAGCGTGCGGGCCGTGCGCGGCGTGGGATTCATGTGGGGCGTGGACGTGACCGAGCCCGCCAGCGCGGTGATCGAACGGGCGCGCGCGAAGGGCCTGCTGATCATCTCGGCTGGCGACCACACGCTGCGCATCCTG from the Gemmatimonadaceae bacterium genome contains:
- the argR gene encoding arginine repressor, with product MANKRERHQAIGAIVESRAVQSQDELRRLLRERGWEVTQSTLSRDLHELRLARIPTDDGVRYAFTDGGVATEEDDRGALDHLLPQFFDKVDGTGELVVLHTMAGGAQPVAAAIDSEAWPDVLGTIAGDDTILLVCRSGDARLRVMRRLSTIAGERG
- a CDS encoding N-acetyl-gamma-glutamyl-phosphate reductase, giving the protein MHKLPVAVLGASGYAGQELCRLLERHPDFALSHAAAHSRAGETLQLPGRALTMVGVETVPLAEMAVVFSALPHGASATWVEAAQQAGARVIDLSSDLRPGQGAFALGDVDAPYGLPELNRDAIRTAQVVANPGCYPTATLLGLLPLVARDLLVPGAPIVVDAASGVSGAGNAPKLDLLYGEVAEDFRAYGVGNTHRHLGEMRATLDALGADADLLFTPHLLPVMRGILATITVTLREPLVDPGALYRTHYAVEPFVEVAGAPPRLREVAHRNVARIHATPLAHTRQPMLQVFVAIDNLVKGAAGQAIQNANLLCGLDEVAGLPS
- the argB gene encoding acetylglutamate kinase, which encodes MTRVFKLGGRVQSDPALPALLAAAWRAAPSMVVVHGGGDEVSALQMAFGRESTFVDGRRVTAVADLDLLRMALSGSANKRLVAAMVGAGVPAVGISGEDAGMVRATATARATMGEVGTPDVVDDALLRHLLAGGFCPVVSPLARDAGSPAGGVLNVNGDDAAAAIAVALHAAELVLVSDVPGVLVDGVPQSHLDAEAARALIARGVARGGMAAKLDAALGALARGVRQVRVGAVLALTDATHGTVITLAGVPA
- a CDS encoding acetylornithine transaminase translates to MTAALATPVAPSAIPSSVPSEGSGADPVTSSIAYTYKRFPVTIVRGEGVTLYDDAGTAYLDCMSGIATNALGYNDAGVNAAITEALQTGLIHLSNLVTNEPAERLAHFLTARTFADKVFFCNSGVEAVEGAIKFARRWGRSIDAEGGKHGIVSVRGSFHGRLGAALAATDRAAYRMPFRPLTPGVTIVERDLDTLRAVLSAESTAAVIIEPVQGEGGLRPVDHDFLRAVRALTRERNILLILDEIQCGLGRTGCFLAHEPIGIKPDIVTLAKPLAGGLPMGAILLTADVADALKPGEHGTTFGGGPLVTHVALHVCQRLADPALLLRVREDGAWFGARLAALKSAHSSVRAVRGVGFMWGVDVTEPASAVIERARAKGLLIISAGDHTLRILPPLVATRDDLDRAVTLLELALRDVAPTF